The region ccactttccttggtttccattgcttatcgtgtcgtcctgtttgttaacagatgaatggtatgccttggtttgcagagtttgaaacttacggccaaacacaaactacagagaataggaaggacaagaggaacaacattgtcatcccatatgtgtcaggcttgtcagagaaactcagaagaattttctccaagcatgacatctcagtatacttcaaaccaagtcacaccctaagacaaaaactggttcatcccaaggacaaacccgccaaacacaagatcagcgatgtagtgtatgctgttcagtgcagtgaagagtgctcggacctctacattggtgaaaccaaacagcctcttcacaaacgaatggcacaacatagaagagccacctcgacaggacaagattcagcagtacatctgcatctgaaggaaaaagggcactcttttgaggatgccaatgttcacattttggacagggaaaacagatggtttgaaagaggagtgaaagaagccatctatgtccactgtgaacaaccatcattgaacagaggaggtggattacgtcaccaactttcccccgcttacagtgctgtcctgagctcccttcccagacgtctcaacccccattcacacctttgttccagtgacctcaataggccacaggaaacaatggagcggagtcctaaattggtttcaactgaaaccaatgattaaatatgacccacgcccccttcacacctgggcacatgtgttcacgcacatgatcaatagagggtcataaccacctccaggggactacgcccacaggggtttaaatacctgggtctctccaccatttggttgagaactgaagaagcctttcggatgagaggtgaaacgtcttcaagaaacaaaaagaagtccagtcgcctttttcaagctccagagactactatgacctggatgactgagaatctacacagacacctgctgtatgatagatttaactgaaattgctgatccgaacaaccaatgatttataaaggaaaatcatggaaATTATCAGAGGTGCCCAAacctttgcataccactgtaaatGAGGACTATTCTGAACTGTAAatgcatagatagatagatagatagatagatagatagatagatagatagatagatagatagatagatagatagatagatagatagatagatagatagatagatagatagatagatagatagatagatagatagatagatagatagatagatagatagatgtgcTGGGACCACAACAGCAAAATACAAACTGTTGTTGAATCAAAGCCACATTTCCCCTCAGGTTTACCCACAGTCACCTACACATAATGAATATGGATTTATTCAGCTTCTAAACATCCAGCTGAGAGTGAGTCTCTTTTACTAAGCTCTTTTCATTTGTATCCATGCTGTCACACTGTAGGGGCTCTGcagcttcctgtttgtgtcagtATACTTGTCTGCATTGATTATGTTTGTACATTAGCTCGTGTTGtgttcttgtgtgtttgtgtcagtcaTCAGCAGCATGGGCGAGCACCTGGGAATCAACACGGGTGCGTTGTTAGTTGCTAGCTTAACCTGCTGAGACAAGGGGATATGAGGAGAGATTAAATCCCAGATCTGTGGAGATGAGGATTAGCTGAACCTGACAGCAGAGGGTAAATTGTGCCTCTGTAACAGATCAGAAAATGGCTCCAAATGTAGAGCGTCACCTTGAAGCTGCGTAATGTCAACTATAAGACTGAATTCATTTGAACATGTGTCGGGGATTCTGATGGAGGCCCAAAGTGGAGGGTCTGCAGATCCGCATTAGACTGAGTAAGAAGACAACTTCAGGAGATGATGTTCTGTGTATGACATTATGACCGCTCACTGACCTATCTTTAGATACACCTGCCATGAACAGCTGTCTCAATTATTAGAAGATAAAGTACACAAGATCAGTTCAGAACTAAAACTGTATTCCATCAGCTGGTTCTTATTATTAATGCTCTAATCTTATGACAGgtactttctgtgtttttcctgttaGCTATGAAAGCTACATTTCTTGAATGCTTGTGGAGAGCTGGAGCATGTGTAAAGGTAACACTGTGGTATGGATCTTTTTCCTTTGTGAAATAGGCACTGCCCCTGGTAGAGGACATAACTCTGGATGCCTGTCTAATCTGTAGGACAAATACAAAGTGCATCATGTAAAGTACATAAAATGAATGgataataattatattaataaaatgccacatccatccatcttcttctgctttttgtATGAGTCTTTTGGAATGTGCTCTGGGaccctgtccagggtgtaccccacatTTTGGcctatgacaactgggataaaatgtcacacaaaaaaggaaaaagaaaatgctcatTAAGTTATATGAATGCgtttttaaaaactgacacTAAATATGTCTAACATCTTAAAATGAAGCCTTTACTGTACATGCTGGGATGTTCTGAAAGTCGTGTGGCGTTGTCTCTTCCTGGATTCGTTAAAAGAACCTGTGTTGCCCTTAAGGCATTTCTTTGAATAAATAAGTtcatatgttaaataaataattctaaaaatatttctattttattaagAATGATTACGAGGTGTTTAGATTAACAGTTCATGCTTTATGTAAGTTTTTGTTAGGAAATGTTGTCGGTAAATTCTACTTCCGGTTCCGGCCGTGCACTTCCGGTCTGGCAGCGGACTAACGGTTTTACGTTTTTTATTGCCGTTAAACAAGAGAACATACCTGAAGTAATCTGATCGGATGCTTACCACACTGAATTATCAGGCAGGAACGCCGTAAGTTGCAATTATTTGACAGCTTATACTGATGACTTTGAATATTACTGCTTATTTTGCCGAAATGTTAATTTAGTGAGTTGATGTACTTTATTTGTGAAATCTTGTTGAGTCCAaggttattttctgtcatttcagttTTCACCACACATGTTATGAAGACAATTAAACAAGCTGCAACTAATCTCCAGGGTCTTCATTTCGCGGTTTAACTCAGTGTCACCAACACCCTTGTTGAAAACACTAGAGTGAAAAGGCGCCAACTGACGATTCATCACGGTCAAAATGGCATCCACCAGCAAGTCGGCACGCAGCCTTAGGACCAGTCGCTCATCTGGATCAGCGGTAAGTGCCGCCCATGCTCGAGCTAAAGCGGAGGCTGCTAAGGTCAGAGCATCCTATGCAACTAAGGAAGCACAATTGAAAGTTGAGAAAGCGCAAAGCGAACTGGAAAAGGCTAAAATAGAGGCAAAGTTAGAAGTGTTAACATTACAAAAAGAAGCCGATGCTGCAGTAGCTGAAGCACAAGTACTAGAGGAAGCTGAGGCAATGCAAGAGGAGTCTGAGAGCAAAAAACCTTCATCAGAAGAAGCTAAATTAGAACGTACAAGTGAATACGTACAGTCTCAGATGGACCTCGTTCAATCTCCACATCCTCAAGAATTACTAAACACCCCTCGTCTACAAGTTAGCTCACCTAACACATTTGTAACGTGGCATCCACCCGACGATAGCAATTTAGAGCCACAGCCCATCATCTGTGAACGAAAGCTTACTAAAGACAATGTTGCTGCCCTAAATATGCCCAATCAACCCAGAGATGAAACCAAATTTAagttggagaaaccaaacaccTCTCTCAACCCGATCTGCTCACCATTCACGCCTCGCCCTAACATCCCATCCAGCATCTCACATCCAGTTGAGCCATTTGCCCAATACATGGCACGACGAGATCTAATCACTTCAGGCCTTTACCAGTTCGACGACAAACCAGAGAATTATAGAGCATGGTACTCTTCATTCACCAGTGCAACAGGTGAGGTCCAACTAAGTCCCATTCAAGAGCTAGATCTCATGACAAAGTGGTTAGGAAAAGAGTCAAGCGATCAGGTGAAACGCATACGCTCAGTACACGTCAACAACCCCACATTGGCGCTTCACAAGGCATGGGAGAGACTAAACGAATGTTATGCAGCACCCGAAATAATCGAAAAGTCACTCTTCCAACGACTGGACAGTTTTCCAAGAATAACTGTAAAAGATAACATCAAGCTGCGTGAATTAGGGGACCTGCTACAAGAGATTCAAAGCGCCAAGGAAGACGGATATCTCCCTGGCCTACAATATCTGGACACTTCTCGTGCAATTGGCCCAATCATAGAAAAACTCCCGTATGGACTTCAGGAGAGGTGGATGTCACATGGCTCTCAATACAAAGAGGAAAATCAAGGCTGTTTCCCACCTTTTGAGTATTTCTGCAAATTCATATGCAAAGAGGCAAAGAAACGCAATGATCCGAGTTTCCACCAACAAAACAGCCCAATACactcaaaaccagaaaaaccTTATGCAAAGAACTTTGACTCTAGGAAACCGATTACTGTACACAAAACCAATATCTTTCCGCCTATCAAGGACTTTAACAGGAACTGCCCACTGCATAATAAGCCACATCCACTCAAAAAATGCAGAACGTTTAGAAATAAACCACTCGACGAAAGGAAGGCCTTCCTCAAAGAGAAAGGAATATGCTTCAGATGCTGCTCTTCAGACAGTCATCTTGCAAAGGGCTGTAAATCTGCAGTAACTTGTTCTGAATGTAATAGCATGAGTCACGACACAGTCATGCACCCAGGTCCTCCACCACAGATCTACAAGGCTCCCTCACCAGCACTGGAGGATGGCGGGGAGGGAGAAAACGGTCCAGATGCAGTCAATGTCACAACAACCTGCACGGATGTGTGCAGTCCAGGTCAGTGGGGTCGTTCATGTTCCAAGATATGTCTTGCATGGGTGTACCCAAAGGGTTACAAAGACAGAGCTATCAAAGCTTATGTAATATTAGATGATCAGAGCAATCGTTCCTTAGCCAGGCCTGAGTTCTTTCAACTtttcaacattaaaaatgaaccTCTCGCCTACAATCTCAGAACATGCTCTGGTGTGGTTGAAACCTGGGGTAAAATAGCTGAAGGATTTGAAATTGAGTCACTAGATAGATCAGTGGTTATTCCCCTACCCCCACTCATTGAGTGTCAAGACATTCCCAACAACAGGAGTGAAATCCCAACCCCTAGTGCGGTGCTACACCAGCCACACCTCCAATCCATAGCAAAGTACATCCCAGAACTAGATCCTAAAGCTGAAATACTCCTGTTACTAGGGCGAGATGTTCTACGGGTGCACAAGGTCAGGCAGAGAGTGAATGGCCCCCATAATGCGCCCTTCGCCCAGTGCTTAGACCTGGGGTGGGTTGTAGTTGGGGAGGTTTGTCTGGGTAATGTTCATAGGCCGACAGTCAGCACTCTCAAAACAGTTGTCCTGGAAAATGGTCGCCCTACAGTTTTCAAACCATGTGACAGCCTTCTGCGATTCAAGGAAACGCCACACACAATTAGGCCAAGTAAAGCACCCGAGCAAACTCTAGGACAAACGGTCTTTAAccagacagaaaatgacaataaaCCAGCTCCCTCAGTACAGGATGCTCTCTTTATCAAAATGATGGACAGTGCTATGTTCAGAGATGAGGACAACAGTTGGGTCGCCCCACTTCCATTTAAAGAACCTCGCCAGCAACTGCCAAACAACAGAGAGCGGGCAATCACGAGATTCTTGTCCTTAAAACGCAACCTAAACAGGAAGCCCAAAATGCAGGAGCAATATGTGGCTTTCATGGGAgagattttctctaatggtCACGCTGAGGTGGCACCCCcactaaaacaggaagaggagtGCTGGTACCTTCCAACCTTTGGAGTTTACCACCCAAGGAAACCCAATCAGATCAGGGTTGTTTTCGACTCCAGCGCCCAGTACTCTGGTGTCTCACTTAACAACGTCCTCCTTACTGGCCCTGATCTAAATAACACACTCCTTGGAGTTCTTCTCCGCTTCCGGACAGAAAGTGTTGCGATCATGGCAGATATAAAGCAAATGTTTCACTGCTTCGTGGTGCGTGAGGACCATCGTAACTTCCTCCGTTTTCTCTGGCACAGGGACAATGATATAAATAAGGAAGTTATCGACTATCGCATGAAAGTCCATGTATTTGGCAACTCACCGTctcctgctgttgctgtttacgGACTACGCAGGGCCATCAGAGCAGGTGCAAAGGACTATGGAGCAGATACTGTCAAGTTTGTGGAGAGGCACTTTTACGTTGACGATGGCTTGATCTCCGTTCCCTCTCCCGCCGAGGCTATAGACTTGCTTCAGAGAACACAAGCCTCACTCGCTGAATCCAACCTGCGCCTGCATAAGTTTGTTTCTAACTCGCAGGCAGTCATGCAGGCCTTCTGCCCTGAAGATTGTGCACCAGTCATTAAAGACTTGGATTTAAGTGGTGAAGAAACACAATCCCAGCGAAGCCTTGGGCTCATTTGGGAAATAacaacagacacattcacttACTCAGTAGCCGACACAGACAAACCATTTACTCGGCGTGGCATACTGTCAGCCGTCAATAGTGTCTTTGATCCCCTGGGCCTATTGGCACCTGTCACAATCCAAGGAAGAGCTCTGCTCAGAGAGCTCAGTTCAGAATGTTCAGATTGGGACACACCCCTTCCTGAGGACAAGCAAAGCAAGTGGGAAATGTGGAGAAATTCCCTTCAGGACCTAAAAGAACTACACGTCCCTAGAACCTACACATCTACCTCACTCAGTCAAGCAACGCACAAAGAACTGTGTTTATTCTCAGACGCGTCAACTATGGCCATAGGAGCTGTAGCCTATTTAAAGGCAGTCCAAAGAGATGGCGAAGTTGAGGTCGGATTCATAATGGGCAAGGCAAAGCTTGCTCCATTGTCAAAACTGACTATACCAAGACTTGAACTGTGTGCAGCTGTCTTGGCGGTAGAAATGGCTGATCTCATTCAGGATGAGTTGGACTTGCACTTTGACGCAGTACACTTTTATACGGACAGTAAGGTTGTACTGGGCTACATCTGTAATGAGTCTAAGAGATTCTACCAGTATGTCCACAACAGGGCACAGCGCATTCGCCAGTCTTCAAAGCAGAACAATGGCACTACGTGCGCACAGAGGAAAACCCAGCAGACCACGCATTGAGGTCGTTGTCAGCAGCTCAGCTAAAAAAGTCCACCTGGTTTACCGGACCATCCTTCATCCACCATTCTCCTGCAGAGAAAACTCAAATAAGTGGAATGTTTGAGTTAATTGAACCTGAAAAGGACTCAGAAATTAGGCCACAAATCAGAACACATGCCACTCACCTCCAAGTACCCAGCAGTAAGCGTTTTGAGCACTTTTCCACGTTTAAGTCCTTAGTCAGAGCAATAGCAAATCTTATCCACATCGCAAAATCTTTCAATAGGACCAATCCGAACAGTAAATGCAAAGGCTGGCACAAATGTCACCTGCCTCTTACTCCAGAGGAGCTATCGCAAGCAAAAACCATCATCCTCAAAGAGGCACAAAAGGCCCATTTTGGAAAAGAACTTTCTGCCCTTAATGCTTGCAAGCCGATCTCAAAGCAGAGCCCTCTACAAAAGCTCAGCCCAATCCTACAGGATGGTCTCATTTCTGTTGGAGGCCGACTTAAACACTCACAGATTGAGAACTTCGAAAAGAGCCCTGTAATTCTCCCCAAAGACAGTCACATTTCCCTTCTGCTCACTCGTCATCACCACGAGCGAACAGAGCATCAAGGCCGTCATCTGACGGAAGGAGCAATCAGGGCTGCTGGACTGTGGCTTTTAGGTGGCAAAAGACTGATCAACTCAGTAATCCACAAATGTTTAACCTGCCGCAAACTGCGTGGAAAACAAGAACAGCAACTTATGGCGGCCCTGCCACCTGAACACCTAAAAACCTGTCCTCCTTTCACCTATGTTGGCCTTGACGTCTTCGGGCCCTGGAATATAACAACCAGGCGTACCAGAGGTGGAGTAGCTGAAAGTAAGCGGTGGGCCATTTTGTTTACTTGCATGAGTTCAAGAGCCGTCCATATTGAGGTAATCGAATCTCTAGATACGTCCAGCTGCATAAACGCCCTCCGCCGCTTCTTTGCTCTAAGAGGACCCGCCAAACAGTTGTTATCTGATCGTGGCACCAATTTTGTTGGAGATTCAAAGGAACTAGGAATGGACATATC is a window of Archocentrus centrarchus isolate MPI-CPG fArcCen1 unplaced genomic scaffold, fArcCen1 scaffold_36_ctg1, whole genome shotgun sequence DNA encoding:
- the LOC115776718 gene encoding uncharacterized protein LOC115776718 produces the protein MASTSKSARSLRTSRSSGSAVSAAHARAKAEAAKVRASYATKEAQLKVEKAQSELEKAKIEAKLEVLTLQKEADAAVAEAQVLEEAEAMQEESESKKPSSEEAKLERTSEYVQSQMDLVQSPHPQELLNTPRLQVSSPNTFVTWHPPDDSNLEPQPIICERKLTKDNVAALNMPNQPRDETKFKLEKPNTSLNPICSPFTPRPNIPSSISHPVEPFAQYMARRDLITSGLYQFDDKPENYRAWYSSFTSATGEVQLSPIQELDLMTKWLGKESSDQVKRIRSVHDNSWVAPLPFKEPRQQLPNNRERAITRFLSLKRNLNRKPKMQEQYVAFMGEIFSNGHAEVAPPLKQEEECWYLPTFGVYHPRKPNQIRVVFDSSAQYSGVSLNNVLLTGPDLNNTLLGVLLRFRTESVAIMADIKQMFHCFVVREDHRNFLRFLWHRDNDINKEVIDYRMKVHVFGNSPSPAVAVYGLRRAIRAGAKDYGADTVKFVERHFYVDDGLISVPSPAEAIDLLQRTQASLAESNLRLHKFVSNSQAVMQAFCPEDCAPVIKDLDLSGEETQSQRSLGLIWEITTDTFTYSVADTDKPFTRRGILSAVNSVFDPLGLLAPVTIQGRALLRELSSECSDWDTPLPEDKQSKWEMWRNSLQDLKELHVPRTYTSTSLSQATHKELCLFSDASTMAIGAVAYLKAVQRDGEVEVGFIMGKAKLAPLSKLTIPRLELCAAVLAVEMADLIQDELDLHFDAVHFYTDSKVVLGYICNESKRFYQYVHNRAQRIRQSSKQNNGTTCAQRKTQQTTH